One window of Scylla paramamosain isolate STU-SP2022 chromosome 47, ASM3559412v1, whole genome shotgun sequence genomic DNA carries:
- the LOC135095019 gene encoding density-regulated protein homolog, with product MSEVFGITPLPGVEYPLSVSYCGNCTMPVEYCEYYPGYDKCKQWLEKNLPELFEKLMNESGNSGSGGGGGEEGGAEEERKRQKRGGKGMVKKKKAQEGPRKVVVFVAPRGKKRNTVIVGLKTFDIDLKFAAKFFGTKFACGSSVTGEDEIVVQGDIKDDLIDLIPEKWPEIDEDSIEDGGEHKR from the exons ATGAGCGAAGTGTTTGGCATCACCCCACTGCCTGGCGTGGAGTACCCGCTGTCTGTGAGCTACTGCGGGAACTGCACCATGCCCGTTGAG taCTGTGAGTATTACCCCGGCTATGACAAGTGCAAACAGTGGCTGGAGAAGAATCTGCCGGAGCTGTTTGAGAAGCTGATGAACGAGA GTGGCAACAgtgggagtggaggaggtggaggcgaggagggaggagcggaggaggagCGCAAGAGGCAGAAGAGGGGCGGCAAGGGcatggtgaagaagaagaaggctcAGGAGGGACCAAGGaaagttgttgtgtttgtggcgCCACGTGGCAAGAAGAGAAACACTGTTATTGTGGGACTGAAGACctttg ACATTGATCTCAAGTTTGCTGCCAAGTTCTTCGGCACCAAGTTTGCCTGTGGGTCATCGGTGACTGGCGAGGACGAGATTGTGGTGCAGGGCGACATAAAGGACGACCTTATTGACCTTATCCCGGAGAAGTGGCCTGAG ATTGACGAGGACAGCATAGAGGACGGAGGTGAACACAAGCGATGA